A section of the Malus sylvestris chromosome 17, drMalSylv7.2, whole genome shotgun sequence genome encodes:
- the LOC126612533 gene encoding 2-methylpropanoate--CoA ligase CCL4-like: protein MEDLKPTSANSSPLTPLGFLERAATVYGDCPSVIYGDTTYTWTQTHRRCLRVASSISSLGIKTGNVVSVLSPNIPAMYELHFAVPMSGAILNNINTRLDSRTVSVLLRHSESKLVFVDYELRSLILEAISLFPPNTPSPRLVLIAGDSSAPSRAAPLDDFLCTYEDLVDRGDEGFEWVSPSNEWVPMTLNYTSGTTSSPKGVVHSHRGVFIIAVDSLIDWGVPKQPVYLWTLPMFHANGWSYPYGMAAVGGTNICVRKFDAQIIYSMIKRYRVTHMCGAPVVLNMLTNVPSGTEKLEYPVHILTAGAPPPAPVLFRTESLGFVVSHGYGLTETAGLVVSCAWKRKWNLLPATERARLKSRQGVRTVGLTRMDVVNPDSGLSVKRDGTSLGEVVLRGGCVMLGYLKDQSGTAKCMKDGWFYTGDVGVMHPDGYLEIKDRSKDVIISGGENLSSVEVESVLYTNPAVNEAAVVARPDEFWGETPCAFVSLKSEVRPKPTEKEIIEYCRKKLPKYMVPKTVVFTDELPKTSTGKIQKFVLRQMAKGLGSSRPSRM from the coding sequence AGCCACCGTCTACGGCGACTGCCCGTCCGTTATATACGGAGACACCACCTACACTTGGACACAGACCCACCGTCGATGTCTCCGCGTGGCTTCCTCTATATCATCCCTTGGTATCAAGACAGGCAACGTGGTGTCCGTTCTCTCCCCAAACATCCCAGCCATGTACGAGCTCCACTTCGCCGTGCCCATGTCCGGCGCCAtcctcaacaacatcaacaccCGCCTGGACAGCCGCACCGTCTCCGTACTCCTGCGCCACAGCGAGTCAAAACTCGTCTTCGTCGACTACGAATTGCGATCCTTAATCCTCGAAGCCATCTCTCTCTTCCCACCAAACACCCCCTCCCCTCGACTCGTCCTCATCGCCGGAGATTCCAGCGCACCGTCACGCGCAGCACCACTCGATGACTTCCTTTGCACGTACGAGGACCTCGTGGACAGGGGCGACGAGGGGTTCGAGTGGGTCTCGCCGTCGAACGAGTGGGTTCCGATGACGCTGAATTACACGTCGGGGACCACATCGTCTCCCAAGGGAGTCGTTCACTCCCACAGAGGGGTCTTCATCATCGCCGTCGATTCCCTGATCGACTGGGGTGTACCCAAACAGCCGGTGTACCTGTGGACCCTACCGATGTTCCACGCTAACGGGTGGAGCTACCCGTACGGAATGGCAGCCGTCGGTGGGACCAACATCTGCGTCCGTAAGTTCGACGCCCAAATAATCTATTCCATGATCAAACGATACCGAGTTACCCACATGTGCGGTGCGCCGGTGGTGCTGAACATGCTCACAAACGTCCCGTCCGGAACCGAAAAGCTCGAGTACCCGGTTCACATCCTGACCGCCGGAGCTCCGCCGCCGGCTCCGGTTCTGTTCCGGACCGAGTCCCTGGGTTTCGTGGTGAGTCACGGGTATGGGCTGACCGAAACGGCGGGGCTGGTGGTGTCGTGCGCGTGGAAGAGGAAGTGGAATTTGTTGCCGGCGACTGAGAGAGCAAGGCTGAAGTCGAGGCAGGGAGTGAGGACGGTCGGGCTGACCCGAATGGACGTGGTAAACCCGGACTCGGGACTCAGCGTAAAACGCGACGGCACGTCGCTCGGCGAAGTCGTTTTGAGAGGCGGGTGCGTGATGCTAGGGTATTTGAAAGACCAATCGGGAACAGCCAAGTGCATGAAAGACGGGTGGTTTTACACGGGTGACGTGGGCGTGATGCATCCCGACGGCTATCTGGAAATTAAGGACAGATCCAAGGACGTTATTATAAGCGGGGGCGAGAATCTGAGCAGTGTGGAGGTGGAGTCGGTGCTGTATACGAACCCGGCTGTCAACGAGGCGGCGGTGGTGGCGAGGCCGGACGAGTTTTGGGGGGAGACGCCGTGTGCATTCGTGAGCTTGAAGAGTGAGGTGAGGCCGAAGCCGACGGAGAAGGAGATCATTGAGTATTGCAGGAAGAAGCTGCCGAAATACATGGTGCCAAAAACGGTGGTGTTTACGGACGAGCTTCCCAAGACATCGACCGGGAAGATTCAGAAGTTTGTGCTGAGACAGATGGCGAAGGGTTTGGGTTCGTCGAGGCCTAGTCGaatgtaa
- the LOC126612534 gene encoding uncharacterized protein LOC126612534 isoform X2 yields the protein MGIKDHLSTTFADSIHGCGGFVEASSSLIKARQPTDVKLDYSHITVELRTVDGLLKDSTQCAPNGYFFVPVYDKIGLPTFSSAPTFRGKTKITGISLFHVLFFIHCLKIELITVT from the exons ATGGGCATCAAAGACCACCTCTCTACCACTTTCGCCGATTCAATCCACGGCTGCGGCGGCTTCGTCGAG GCTAGTTCTTCTCTGATCAAGGCCAGGCAGCCCACCGatgttaaattggattattctcACATCACGGT TGAGCTTCGGACAGTTGATGGGTTGTTGAAGGATAGCACTCAATGTGCTCCCAATGGTTACTTCTTCGTTCCCGTATATGACAAG ATTGGATTACCCACTTTCTCCTCTGCTCCCACCTTTCGTGGGAAAACTAAAATCACTGGAATATCGCTGTTTcacgttttattttttatacactGTTTAAAAATAGAGTTAATTACGGTGACATAA
- the LOC126612534 gene encoding uncharacterized protein LOC126612534 isoform X1 has translation MGIKDHLSTTFADSIHGCGGFVEASSSLIKARQPTDVKLDYSHITVELRTVDGLLKDSTQCAPNGYFFVPVYDKVLFLILFRRRISLDLLHFTCSHASVMMLCCGLNYRRRWRRAIHLVLLSFCIQNGCDLFSVTSIIV, from the exons ATGGGCATCAAAGACCACCTCTCTACCACTTTCGCCGATTCAATCCACGGCTGCGGCGGCTTCGTCGAG GCTAGTTCTTCTCTGATCAAGGCCAGGCAGCCCACCGatgttaaattggattattctcACATCACGGT TGAGCTTCGGACAGTTGATGGGTTGTTGAAGGATAGCACTCAATGTGCTCCCAATGGTTACTTCTTCGTTCCCGTATATGACAAGgtattatttcttattctttttcgGCGTCGGATTTCGCTGGATCTTTTGCATTTCACGTGCTCTCATGCTTCAGTGATGATGTTGTGTTGTGGGTTAAATTATCGGAGGAGATGGCGAAGAGCCATACACTTGGTGTTGCTTAGTTTCTGCATCCAAAATGGGTGTGATCTCTTTAGCGTCACTTCCATTATTGTTTGA